In Miscanthus floridulus cultivar M001 chromosome 8, ASM1932011v1, whole genome shotgun sequence, the sequence CTTCTGgatacatattatatatatatatatatatatatatatatatatatatatatatatatatatatatatatatatatatatatatctcccgatatacagcctgttcgggaggccgtatcgtatcgtggattatttactgctggctggtttggtgtgagagaaaaatactgttcctggctggaaatttacgatcatttacgagcaagcgaacaggctgataaagCGCTAAAGTTTCTAGCtatttttttcctttcttcttcggTCACGTTCGGCTAGCAGAATTTTGGCTAAAACTGGCTAAAAAACAATATTctgactgaattattgtgagataaaaacactgttctagctgaaaaaagaagtcgaacaatgaattggggtaagccgaacggagcctttGATTGGCCTTCTCTCTTAAGGAAGAGTTTTGGATGCACTTCTTTGTAATTTATTACATAACAAAGCATATTTCATTTGGATCCACTTCATGGCACGATGGCTTGAGTACTGCACGCCAATATGATAAACACATTGACGTACCAATGAATCCTGCAAGACCTTGGCGTCTCCAAGGCTCCCATCGATTTTCTTTGACTGATGGTTTTGTAGTATAACAAAAACATCATCGTAACAATGCGATGAGCAGAGTTATTTCCCCCCCACGAACTTACCTTAGTATGAGTTTCATTAAGAGAAAGATAGAGGCTCCGATAGTACAGGGTTTCAATTTTTGAGATAGTTTAAACTAAAATGGCAAGTTTCTAAATATGACACAGTACATTGCTTATGCTCTTCTACATTGTTGTTCATTttattgttttaaaaacaaactAGATAGCAAAGTTGCTGATTATACTCCTTCCATTCTACAAAGAATGGGAGCCTCACTTATGGAGGACCAAACAATTTCAACCATGATTAACCTAGTGATACTTATTAAATATAAAAAATTGTAGCATTTTCTAAAAATAGATATTTAATAAATTTAGGATTGTTTGACTCATCTGTAAACAGTTATACATTATTTTTGGAACAAAGGGAGTATTAAAAAAAGTTAAACCCATATAGGATCTTAAAATTATGTGACCTCGTAATCCTATCTCCTACCTATGACCTATCTAAAACGGACTAGGAGAAGTAAAGATTTTGCGTACCTTTGGCATCCATAACTAGCATAGAGCACTCTTGGAACGCGCTGGACAATAAAAGCCCGATTTACTGCCAATTTAAACCCAATAGGAGGTTATCAGTTTCTGGCATAAACTCCCCACAGGAATTCCAGGAACCATTCAAATGCCTTAGGCCGTATTTGGGGCAGCGTATGCTCAGCTTCTGAGTGGAATAAGCAAGTAATCCTGCACAAACGGCCTGCGATCAGTGTCCAGTCGCGAACGCGCTTCCGCGATCTTCCGTCGCCAGCAACCTATCCGCGAGCCTTACCCCGCTTTTCCTAAATCGCGATGGCTTTTCCTCTCCCTGCCCCTCCCTCCATGCTCCCGTTCGCTCCCTCCCCGACGCCGCCTGCCATTCCGCATTGCCTGCTCGCCCGGCCCTCCCTCCTCTCTCCAGATTCGCCGCCGCCTCCCATTCCCCAACGCCTGCTCTAGCCTCCCATTCCCCAACGCCTGCTCGGCTCCCGGCGCCCcttcctcccctccctctctcaggCCCCTCGGCACAGCCTCCGGCGAGCACGCGCCCCTGGCGGGACCGAGGCAGGCACGCGGCACCCCGGCGAGAGCAAGCCAGGTCTCCTGGCGGGCGCGCGGGGCCCGTCCCCCTCCTCCGGCAGTGGCAGCGCTCGTGCTGGGGAGCGGCAGATCCGGCTCCGGTGCAACGGATCCAGCACGGGAGCGACAGATCCGACTCTGGCACGGCAGATCCAGCACGAGAGCGGCGGATCCGACTCCGGCGCGGCAGATCCAGCAAGGGCTCCATCCCCACCGTCGGCTGCCGCTCCATCCCCACTGCCGGTTGCCGCTCCATCCCCACTGCAGCGCATGTCATTTTTTTATCTTAATGGAACCATATTGCCATCTGAAACTTCAAAAATATTGGCACCATTGCCTTCAGATCATTGTGACGAACTAAAAAAAAAGTATTATCAACCTTAAGGGTACCTAGGTCAATTTACATCCAGGACAGATAATCTATTAGAAATAATCAGGACAGCCAAACATCTAGCTTATTTAGACAATTGTTTCTCCAGATCATGACTTATCAGATAAGTCTGCTTAGCTTATAAGCGAGACTCAGAAAAACTGAAACGAACAGGGTCTTAATTGCAGGCTTCAGCTGAGTACGTACAAGATTTTCGCATGGATCTTGATGGCATTAAACACTGGCCGAAACGGGGATCTATCCATCCATCCTCCCCCGATCCCAAAAGGGCGGGGAGAGAGATCTCTGAGGAAGAAACAAACGAACAAATACAGGTCCACCTCATCCGCCAGAAAGCGAACTCGCCACATTTTCAGGCGACTGAAAAAAAAATCATTCCTTTGGCTGGCCCATCGTCCATCACGGAGTCTCATCTTTCTGCAACAAAAGCACAGCGTACTGTACTCGTATACCCTCGTCTACGGGTATCTACATACAGTGAACTGTACAGTGTGTCTCAGGATAAAATACGGTTATAAAGCAGCCGAGGCAGTGCCCACCTCCCCACCAGTTACCATCGCCAGTAGGAGCAAACTGAGAGGAGACAGGGGGCACAGTTGGAGAGAGGGAGGCAGAAGGAGCACGGGAGCAGGGAAGGTAGAGAGAGAAAGCTCCAAGCCTCCAATCTCTCCTCTCGCCTCCGCCCTAGCTGCCAAGGCTCTTGATTGATTCCAATCCACCTAAAACAAAAATGTGAGTTCTCATCCTCTCCTCTCCTGTCCCGCGAGAGTTTTTTACTGGTTTTTGTTTCGTTGATGGGATATGTTTGCGCGACGATCTGTTTCGCTGTTCGCGTGTTTTTGATTGCGGGGGTGCGCGGCGACGGATTGGAGCTGTCATGTCAGGCTTCATCTTTCTGCCCAGAAGAAGTTCCTCCTGGGTTGGGAGGAGTAAATGAGCGGCGCCTTCCCTCTCCCCTGTGGATACGTAGTACATGCTCTTCCTCTGGGTGGAATTTATGGCGACTCGGACGCCACGCTGCTTTTAGTAGTAACCAATGCAGGTTCCTCCTCAGGGCCTGGAAGCTGCAATCCTTTTTTTGGCAACGAGATTTGGTCCTCGCCTCCCCTCCGTTTCTTCCTGCTCAGATCTGTCCGCGGCGCAGGGCTCGCACTCATGCCCGCCCGCCCGCGCTACCAAATGCGCTTCTTTTTTTAATGGTTGATGCAGCGAACTGATCGTTGGTGGTATTTCTTTTTCTCTCCCGCAGACTGGCGATTCAAGATTGGGTGCGAGAGCGCGACGTCTCAGCTGGGATATCCAGGAATCCAGAATTAACGGCGGCGAAGATGTCTGGTAAGGGGACAAGCGATTCCTGTTCTGTCTTGGAAAAAAAATGCATTTTTTTGTTGGGATGATTAGCGCGGTGCCGTGCCCAATCTCTGTCTGCAGTGAGCCATGCGGAGGACATTGAGATATTGCTGTGCGACGGCAACTCGGAggacgagcggcggcggcgcaagATCGGCTCGCTGCGGCGGAAGGCCATCCACGCGCTCAAGAAGCGAGGGAGGCGTCGCGTCGACTTCCGCTTCCCGCCGCCGGCCATCTCCATCGAGGACGTCCGCGACGCCGAGGAGGAGCGCGCCGTCGCCTCGTTCCGGGACCGCCTCGCCGCGCACGGCCTCCTCCCCGAGAAGCATGATgactaccacatgatgctaaggtcaCATTTTAAATCCCGTCCCTTTATTTCGTTGCCTGCGTTTGGACGTGGTTTGTTGAATTCCAGTATCCAGTATTTGAAACTCGCGTTGGTTCAGGTTCCTGAAGGCCAGGAAGTTCGAAGCCGAGAAGGCAATGCAGATGTGGTCAGAGATGCTGAAATGGAGGAAGGAGTTCGGAACTGACACGATCCTTGAGGTGATCACTGTGAAGTTTGGACTGCAAGCAGTACTTGGGAAATACTAGTCTTTGTTTGATATACTAATACTCTGCTGTGACTTCATGCGTTCAGGATTTTGTTTTTGAGGAACTGGATGATGTGCTGCGCTACTACCCTCAGGGCTACCATGGTGTTGACCGCGAGGGCCGGCCGGTGTACATCGAGAGGCTAGGGAAGGTGGATCCGAACAAGCTCATGCAGATCACGTCGGTGGATCGCTACATCAAGTACCATGTCCAGGAGTTTGAGAGGGCCTTCAGGGAGAGGTTCCCTGCCTGCACATTGGCTGCTAAGAGGCGCATTGACTCCACCACTACCATCTTGGACGTCCAGGGTGTGGTATGTGAATGGTTCAGTTTGAACTGTGCTTACAGAATGCAGATCTGTTTGTAGTTTATTCAATTTGATTGTTTTCTGCAGGGGTTTAAGAATTTCTCCAAGACTGCAAGAGAACTAGTACACCGGATGCAGAAGATTGATAGTGACTATTATCCTGAGGTAATTATACTTTTGACTGGGTAATATGTTGTTAGGATTTTTGCCTGGTGACCCAATCAAGTAAAATGTGATAAATGCAGACACTCCACCAAATGTTTGTCGTGAACGCTGGCAGTGGATTCAAGTGGATCTGGAATAGTGTGAAGGGCTTCCTTGACCCAAAAACTTCATCCAAGATTCATGTAAGTTCCATAAACTATATACCATCCTTAGTGGACACTTGTATTGTAGCACAATCATTAGTTTTCGTTTCGTCTGTGTAGGTGCTCGGTTCGAACTACCAGAGTAGGCTTCTTGAAGTAATAGATTCGAGGTAGGTGTGTACTCATGGGTAGCTTAGCTGTGTTCGTCTGAACTTGTTCTCTTTAGCTGTTTCCTAGCTTTAGCCCTCAGCATTTAATAATGCCTGAATTTTCTCAGTGAGTTGCCAgaattccttggtggttcatgcaCATGTAGTGACAAGGGTGGTTGTCTTGGATCGAGCAAAGGGCCGTGGAATGATCCTTATATATTGAAGGTGCCATTTTCTGTGGTGTTTACATGAAAATAGTTCATCTAGATGCTGTCCTTGTTTTTCTATATACTGATAGACATTATTTGTAGCTGATCCACAATTTGGAAGCTGGATGCGTGAGGGAAATCAAACCTGTTTCTGAGGGGGACGAAAGAAGCAGCTCTTCCTTTCGGCTGGAACAGATGAAAGTAAGATTCTAAAATTACAGCCTTCATTAGTAGTATTGCAGGAAGCTGATTGCTTTTCTGGATTTTTGTTCTAAAACTACTACTATTTTGCTCTTTCAGTGGCAGGGCATGTTAAGTGATACATCAAATGCTGAATCAGGATCTGATGTTGATGATTTTGGTCCGTCATTTGTTCATAAAGTTTCTGACTATGGTTGCTTGACTCCAGTTCATGAGGAAGTAAGTTTATCCATTTTCCTTTGTTCTCACAGTTGGATCTGATTTTCCCTGTGCTATTAGTCTTATGAACTGCATTTGTCATGCTGTCCTACTTGTGTCCATGGTACCTTGCAGTATATTGATTTTTTGGTATTTATTTCTGCCAAAGGTAAAGGGCACAGATTGTGCAACATACTTAAGCTGTGATGATCAAAGTCACCTGGATATGGCTCCTGAATCTTACCATGGAGTGCGACGAATTACTGAAATGGCGCAGAAACCAATGGCTGATTTCAGGCAATATTCCACCAACAGAAGGCCTCGTGATTTAGGTAATCTTCTTTTCCTATCGTTTTGGTTAATGGAGTTTTGCTTGTTAACATTTTAGTAAGGACATTGAAGATTGTGTATGATTTTCTCGTGTCATGTCACAGTAACCATACATTCGGTACCACAGACATAAAACTCTAGTAAACGATAGTGGAATTTCTACTGCGAAGATGGCTGTCATTGTCATAATATAACTTGGGAACAgaggtgtggtacctgcccggtGTGCTGTATGGTACATGGTGTCCTCATGTAGGACTGATTCATTTACTATGATGTATACTTCTTATGTTGAATTATCATGGTGGATGTACATTGTTAACATATTGCAGTTTATAATTTCCATGTGTTGTTAACCTTATTTGATATGCAATTAATAGCTCTGATAATATGCTTAATTTTCTTTCCGTGTTTACTTTGTCTGGGTTCTTTCTTTTGTTGTGCACTACATCTTAGTAGGAACCTTTGCTGGAAGAAGCAAACGTGTCTTTTTTACTGCCTCTATTATTTGCAGCCATTGTTAAAATGTTCTGTTTTTTGCAGGGAACAATGCTCTTAATGTCAACGGCACTGTTCAAAGGGGCTGGGAAAATGTGGTGAAGCTAGTAGTTACAGCTTTGATCAAGCTCTTTTCCTTCATCCGGCTTTTCATCTCTAGAGCTGAGAGGAGGCTTGAGAACGTCAATCGCCCTGCTCCACCAGCAACCCCAGCAGCAGAGAAGCCAAAGCCTCGAGTCGTCAGTGATGAAGAGGTGTGTGCCTGCCTACAGCGTCTCGACAATCTCGAATCGCTGTACAATCACCTTGCCACCAAACCGCCGCAGATCCCAGAGGACAAGGAACTCATTCTGTTGAGCTCATTCGAGCGGATCAGATCTGTTGAGGCTGACCTTGAGAAGACCAAAAGAGTAAGCTCTTACGCTCTGTTATGAAAATCTAGGCTCCACATGTCTCAAATATCATAACATAGCGATCGATCATCTGAATACATGTTGATTTATTTTGCGCCATTTGAAAATCTAGCGTTTTGCAAGTCCTGATCCTTATCATTACTTGTTTGATTCCAGACGTTGAATGCGACCGTGGCGAAGCAGAAAGCATTGGTGGAGATTCTGGAATCTGTACAGGAGTCATCTAGAGTCAAGGTACAGTATACCGAACATTCCTTCATTCTCTTCCAATGTTCTGAACTGAATTACTCGTCAGTTTCAGTTGTTTGCTAATCTGAACACCCTTGTATGTCGCAGAAGCGGATGTTCTGTTCATAGGACATGGAGCTGAGCACCACCAGACCCCAAACCATGTCGTCGACATTAACCAACCAACCATCCGTGAAGCTGACGCCTGAAGCTGCCACCAGCCAGAGCCATTTCCGTGGTTTTCTTTCCATGTGCCGCTGACTTCTGAGGAGagacaaaccaaccttcaccaaAATGGAAGAGAAGACCGCCCTGCCTCAGCTGCTTCCTTCCATTCCCCCCCTTTTTTTTGTAGCTTCCATTTGGTTGTACTCTGCTGGTTGGCGCCCCGTCTGGTGCCTTTTTTGATTGGTGAATGCTGCGCCggcgtgctggccggccgccGAGCGCCATGCCAAGTGttgtgttttttctttctttcttggcaAGACATCCATCTGATCTCGGGCAGAAATGCCAGATAGAGATGGTGCTAGTTGCTGTCCGAATGGTTGGAGTCATTCTGTACTGAAGTAGTGAGTACTGACCCCGTGGCTAGAGCTGGGAGGAACACAGAGTGGCGAGCTTGGTATTCTGTACATGCCACCAACTGTGACTCTGGTGGTCTGCTAATACAGATTGTTATGACAGTGGTTGGTGTTCTGTGCTGGGATTTGTTGGTGGATTGGTTTGGGTCACCATGGTGGATGGTGGCCTGGTTGCTGGTGTAGACGTATAGACTTACGGTTGCATTTCATGGACTATGTACGAGGACTGTACGTGTGTACAGCATGGGCAGCACGGCAGGCCGCAGGCACAGCTGTGCTCGTCGGCAATGGCCAATGGCGAAGCAAAGGCAAGAAGGGCCCGGCCGTCGGCCCTCGCGTCCCGCCGACGATGCCGCGGCGCCCACCAGCGACCGCGAGGCGAGATGCCGC encodes:
- the LOC136472663 gene encoding phosphatidylinositol/phosphatidylcholine transfer protein SFH6-like, which produces MSVSHAEDIEILLCDGNSEDERRRRKIGSLRRKAIHALKKRGRRRVDFRFPPPAISIEDVRDAEEERAVASFRDRLAAHGLLPEKHDDYHMMLRFLKARKFEAEKAMQMWSEMLKWRKEFGTDTILEDFVFEELDDVLRYYPQGYHGVDREGRPVYIERLGKVDPNKLMQITSVDRYIKYHVQEFERAFRERFPACTLAAKRRIDSTTTILDVQGVGFKNFSKTARELVHRMQKIDSDYYPETLHQMFVVNAGSGFKWIWNSVKGFLDPKTSSKIHVLGSNYQSRLLEVIDSSELPEFLGGSCTCSDKGGCLGSSKGPWNDPYILKLIHNLEAGCVREIKPVSEGDERSSSSFRLEQMKWQGMLSDTSNAESGSDVDDFGPSFVHKVSDYGCLTPVHEEVKGTDCATYLSCDDQSHLDMAPESYHGVRRITEMAQKPMADFRQYSTNRRPRDLGNNALNVNGTVQRGWENVVKLVVTALIKLFSFIRLFISRAERRLENVNRPAPPATPAAEKPKPRVVSDEEVCACLQRLDNLESLYNHLATKPPQIPEDKELILLSSFERIRSVEADLEKTKRTLNATVAKQKALVEILESVQESSRVKKRMFCS